One genomic segment of Microbacterium sp. ProA8 includes these proteins:
- a CDS encoding S8 family serine peptidase → MSRPQPSGRRLRPIVAATSGIAIAIAGVGLATLPATASPAPEVSPASAAPDAAAVTSHTVTLLTGDRVTVTDLSDGTHAVSVDTAVEGAGVRTYEAAGDLHVVPDAAMPYLAAGALDEDLFNVSLLIEYGYDDASVDATPVIVEQDAASARSYSAPAPGLEVQTALESIGASAATLGHDAAASAWQTLTAPTARSFSAAPELAGGIEAIHLDGKVQATLDSSVGYIDAPEAWAAGHTGAGVTVAVLDTGYDDTHPDLQGRVLDGSKSFVPGEEVAADPNGHGTHVASTIAGTGAASDGTHRGVADGAQLLVGKVLDASGWGQDSWIIDAMEWAGQNAPIVSMSLGSPVPSDGKDLMAESLDRIAEQTGALFVVAAGNAGAAETIGAPGSAQEALTVGSVDDPSGALSWFTSQGPLSRSGALKPDVTGPGNDVTAARSADAGGEGAYIGMSGTSMATPHVAGAAAILLGANPDYTTDQLKAALASTTVDVGYTAYQGGSGVIDVDAALEAPVVASGSGDFGMLMWGEEPTPVERTVEYTNRTDAEITVALTATLGDTTPGAGGEPGPLSAGIAFDALTLDVDALTIPAGETRSATMTVDPAKVPAGTQLSGVLVGSIEGDPVTRTALGTIAEAERYDLTITATDFDGNATTAYAMLYDPATQWAEPVLVAGESTLRLMKGDYTVMSFMELARTPDTIATVLVGEPTLELDQNRTVALDARTAEQITVGVGQDGLDPVFRRMDVTVDDFVASAMMPVWTDEMWAQPQTVDDADFGFTTRWRLQTPLLTLTAGKQPLDLIEQIGSTLLDGSFKATAVDAGKGSAEEFATADIAGKIAVVTRSAEVSASQRAANAAAAGAKLLIVVNDGDGEFNEWVGSEDYATDVGIPVAGISGVEGRQLLAQLATKKLTIAAVGVPTSDVVYDIAEFGDGEIPSDLSYAHTADDLARIDTRFHGQREEIGEFRYDFVPGAEYGNGFPMRTQRGTERAEWVNTDGLRWYQSLGITSVRWEMRDIMRSYEPGERTEAEYYGGIVRPYVGTGYWVPNLVSDYAQINIPSWADGGDSAHTGAFDTWSEPSTVQQLTDVYLDGELIRQTEHQGANVFDLPDGEHDWRVVSTATHDGSHLAGSTKTVSDWTFRATGKLGDWEYQLLPLIQAYYDVDVNAQNLVGEGRKKGSGVTLGLELGHVAGTSPAGAITDATLEARTAGGDWVPVALSSAETDAPTGAVEHDGGIFVESRAWVSGFSAQIPVPDKGGWVDLRVTATDAEGNTFSQEIERAFEATPAKGAR, encoded by the coding sequence ATGTCACGACCCCAGCCCTCCGGACGCCGCCTGCGTCCGATCGTCGCCGCCACGAGCGGCATCGCGATCGCGATCGCAGGCGTCGGCCTCGCCACCCTGCCGGCCACGGCATCGCCCGCCCCTGAGGTCTCCCCCGCCTCAGCCGCGCCCGATGCAGCTGCCGTCACCAGCCACACGGTGACCCTCCTCACCGGCGACCGCGTGACGGTGACCGACCTGTCGGACGGCACCCACGCCGTCTCGGTCGACACCGCCGTCGAAGGTGCCGGTGTCCGCACGTACGAGGCGGCCGGCGACCTCCACGTCGTACCCGACGCCGCGATGCCGTATCTCGCAGCGGGCGCGCTCGACGAGGACCTGTTCAACGTCTCCCTTCTCATCGAGTACGGCTACGACGACGCGTCGGTCGACGCCACCCCGGTCATCGTCGAGCAGGATGCCGCGTCCGCCCGGAGCTACTCCGCCCCGGCACCCGGGCTCGAGGTGCAGACGGCGCTCGAGAGCATCGGCGCCTCGGCCGCGACGCTCGGCCACGACGCGGCCGCCTCCGCGTGGCAGACGCTGACCGCACCCACGGCGCGCAGCTTCTCGGCCGCGCCGGAGCTCGCCGGCGGGATCGAGGCGATCCACCTCGACGGCAAGGTGCAGGCCACGCTCGACTCGAGCGTCGGCTACATCGACGCGCCCGAGGCCTGGGCCGCCGGCCACACCGGCGCCGGCGTCACCGTGGCGGTGCTGGACACCGGCTACGACGACACCCACCCCGATCTCCAGGGCCGCGTGCTCGACGGCTCGAAGAGCTTCGTCCCCGGCGAAGAGGTGGCCGCCGACCCGAACGGCCACGGCACCCACGTCGCCTCGACGATCGCGGGAACCGGCGCCGCGAGCGACGGCACCCACCGCGGCGTCGCCGACGGCGCGCAGCTGCTCGTCGGCAAGGTGCTCGACGCCAGCGGCTGGGGCCAGGACTCGTGGATCATCGACGCGATGGAGTGGGCGGGCCAGAACGCCCCGATCGTGTCGATGAGCCTCGGATCCCCCGTGCCGTCCGACGGCAAGGATCTGATGGCCGAGTCGCTCGACCGGATCGCCGAGCAGACCGGCGCCCTCTTCGTCGTGGCCGCCGGCAACGCCGGCGCGGCCGAGACGATCGGCGCACCGGGATCGGCACAAGAGGCGCTCACCGTCGGCTCGGTCGACGACCCGTCGGGCGCGCTGTCGTGGTTCACCAGTCAGGGGCCGCTCTCCCGCTCCGGCGCATTGAAGCCCGACGTCACCGGCCCGGGCAACGACGTCACCGCGGCACGTTCCGCCGACGCCGGCGGTGAGGGCGCGTACATCGGGATGAGCGGCACGTCGATGGCGACGCCGCACGTGGCGGGAGCCGCCGCGATCCTCCTCGGCGCGAACCCCGACTACACCACCGACCAGCTGAAGGCGGCCCTCGCCAGCACCACGGTCGACGTCGGCTACACCGCGTACCAGGGCGGCTCGGGCGTCATCGACGTCGACGCCGCACTGGAGGCACCCGTCGTCGCGTCCGGCTCGGGCGACTTCGGCATGCTGATGTGGGGCGAGGAGCCGACCCCGGTCGAGCGCACCGTCGAGTACACCAACCGGACGGATGCCGAGATCACCGTCGCCCTCACCGCGACGCTCGGCGACACGACGCCGGGCGCCGGCGGCGAGCCCGGCCCCCTGTCGGCCGGCATCGCGTTCGACGCCCTCACGCTCGACGTCGACGCGCTCACGATCCCCGCCGGTGAGACCCGCTCGGCGACGATGACGGTCGACCCGGCCAAGGTTCCTGCGGGCACCCAGCTGTCGGGCGTGCTCGTCGGATCCATCGAGGGCGACCCCGTGACGCGGACCGCGCTCGGAACGATCGCCGAGGCGGAGCGCTACGACCTCACCATCACGGCCACCGACTTCGACGGCAACGCGACCACCGCGTACGCGATGCTGTACGACCCCGCGACCCAATGGGCCGAGCCCGTGCTCGTCGCCGGCGAGTCCACGCTGCGCCTCATGAAGGGCGACTACACGGTCATGTCGTTCATGGAGCTCGCGCGTACGCCCGACACCATCGCGACGGTGCTGGTCGGCGAGCCCACGCTCGAGCTGGACCAGAACCGCACGGTCGCCCTCGACGCCCGCACCGCCGAGCAGATCACGGTCGGTGTCGGTCAAGACGGGCTCGATCCCGTCTTCCGCAGGATGGACGTGACGGTCGACGACTTCGTCGCGAGCGCGATGATGCCCGTCTGGACGGATGAGATGTGGGCGCAGCCGCAGACCGTCGACGACGCCGACTTCGGCTTCACCACGCGGTGGCGGCTGCAGACACCGCTGCTGACGCTCACGGCGGGCAAGCAGCCGCTCGACCTCATCGAGCAGATCGGCTCCACGCTGCTCGACGGATCGTTCAAGGCGACCGCCGTGGACGCCGGCAAGGGCAGCGCCGAGGAGTTCGCCACCGCGGACATCGCGGGCAAGATCGCCGTGGTGACCCGGTCGGCCGAGGTCTCGGCATCCCAGCGCGCCGCGAACGCGGCCGCCGCCGGCGCGAAGCTGCTCATCGTCGTCAACGACGGCGACGGTGAGTTCAACGAGTGGGTGGGATCCGAGGACTACGCGACGGATGTCGGCATCCCGGTCGCCGGGATCAGCGGCGTCGAAGGGCGTCAGCTGCTCGCGCAGCTGGCGACCAAGAAGCTGACGATCGCCGCCGTCGGGGTTCCGACCTCGGATGTCGTGTACGACATCGCCGAGTTCGGTGACGGCGAGATCCCGTCGGACCTCTCGTACGCGCACACCGCGGACGACCTCGCCCGCATCGACACCCGCTTCCACGGCCAGCGGGAGGAGATCGGCGAGTTCCGCTACGACTTCGTGCCCGGCGCGGAGTACGGCAACGGCTTCCCGATGCGCACGCAGCGCGGGACCGAGCGGGCTGAGTGGGTCAACACCGACGGGCTCCGCTGGTACCAGAGCCTGGGGATCACGTCGGTCCGCTGGGAGATGCGCGACATCATGCGCAGCTACGAGCCGGGCGAGCGCACCGAGGCCGAGTACTACGGCGGAATCGTGCGCCCGTACGTCGGGACGGGGTATTGGGTGCCCAACCTCGTGTCCGACTACGCCCAGATCAACATCCCGAGCTGGGCCGACGGCGGCGACTCGGCCCACACCGGTGCGTTCGACACCTGGAGCGAGCCGTCGACGGTGCAGCAGCTGACCGACGTGTACCTCGACGGCGAGCTGATCCGCCAGACCGAGCACCAGGGTGCGAACGTCTTCGACCTGCCCGACGGCGAGCACGACTGGCGCGTGGTGAGCACCGCGACCCACGACGGCTCGCACCTGGCGGGATCCACGAAGACGGTGAGCGACTGGACGTTCCGCGCCACCGGCAAGCTGGGCGATTGGGAGTACCAGCTGCTCCCGCTGATCCAGGCGTACTACGACGTCGACGTCAACGCGCAGAACCTCGTCGGCGAAGGCCGCAAGAAGGGCTCGGGAGTCACCCTGGGCCTGGAGCTCGGACACGTCGCGGGCACCTCCCCCGCCGGCGCGATCACCGACGCCACGCTCGAGGCCCGCACCGCGGGCGGCGATTGGGTGCCGGTGGCCCTGTCTTCGGCGGAGACGGATGCCCCGACGGGCGCTGTCGAGCATGACGGCGGCATCTTCGTCGAGTCGCGCGCCTGGGTCAGCGGATTCTCCGCCCAGATCCCGGTGCCCGACAAGGGCGGCTGGGTCGACCTGCGTGTGACCGCGACGGATGCCGAGGGCAACACGTTCTCGCAGGAGATCGAGCGCGCGTTCGAGGCCACGCCGGCCAAGGGCGCCCGCTAA
- a CDS encoding MarR family transcriptional regulator produces MATIRQAGRVTMDDMGKATVLEALGLDEAHTAVYRCVLQQPSASMAEIAAALSMSLPRVRPMVAELERLGLLARQASSSDRFVASPPSISLRPLLLERERGLTRAHEALVELSDLYRRSVERRSVADVVDVVIGDDAVRQRVAQLQAASIEQVRVLVLHEIALLSGEDNIEEDRALARGVRYRVIVENAVLERPGFLTAAREMAQIGEEIRVLPTLPTRMFIVDDQMALVPMHSQGEDRGFGALLIHPSGLLDLVSSIFEEYWRAATEFLPIAAMPTTDDIDHDLLHLLLMGVTDAAAAAQLGISLRTVQRRIAELMDTAGVTTRMQLGAEAVRRAWV; encoded by the coding sequence ATGGCCACCATCCGCCAGGCTGGGCGGGTGACGATGGACGACATGGGGAAGGCCACCGTGCTCGAAGCGCTCGGTCTCGACGAGGCGCACACCGCTGTGTACCGGTGCGTGCTGCAGCAGCCGTCCGCGTCGATGGCCGAGATCGCGGCAGCCCTCAGCATGTCGCTGCCGCGCGTGCGCCCCATGGTCGCCGAGCTGGAAAGACTCGGTCTGCTGGCGCGTCAGGCATCGAGCAGCGACCGGTTCGTCGCGTCGCCGCCGTCGATCTCACTGCGCCCGCTGCTGCTCGAGCGGGAGCGTGGGCTCACCCGCGCGCACGAGGCGCTCGTCGAGCTCAGCGATCTGTACCGGCGATCGGTGGAGCGCCGCAGCGTCGCAGACGTGGTCGACGTGGTGATCGGCGACGACGCCGTGCGGCAGCGGGTCGCGCAGCTGCAGGCCGCGTCCATCGAGCAGGTGCGCGTGCTCGTACTGCACGAGATCGCCCTGCTCAGCGGCGAGGACAATATCGAGGAGGACCGTGCGCTCGCCCGCGGCGTGCGCTACCGCGTGATCGTCGAGAACGCGGTGCTGGAACGGCCGGGGTTCCTGACCGCGGCGCGTGAGATGGCCCAGATCGGGGAGGAGATCCGTGTGCTGCCGACGTTGCCGACGCGGATGTTCATCGTCGACGACCAGATGGCGCTCGTCCCGATGCACTCGCAGGGCGAGGACCGCGGCTTCGGTGCGCTCCTCATCCACCCGAGCGGCCTGCTCGACCTCGTGAGCTCGATCTTCGAGGAGTACTGGCGCGCCGCCACCGAGTTCCTCCCCATCGCCGCGATGCCCACGACCGATGACATCGACCACGACCTGCTGCACCTTCTGCTCATGGGGGTGACGGATGCCGCGGCCGCCGCGCAGCTCGGCATCTCGCTGCGGACGGTGCAGCGCCGGATCGCCGAGCTCATGGACACGGCGGGCGTCACGACGCGCATGCAGCTGGGTGCGGAGGCGGTGCGCAGAGCCTGGGTCTGA
- a CDS encoding MFS transporter, translated as MSDHAESASARDVLWRFGPMVYGPTLLFALGEGAVIPLIPVIAAQLGADVATAALVASALVVGQLCGNIPAGWSVARIGERLTMAIAGFVSLAGIVGMAFAPSLGIFAIAVFLIGFCAAAFGLARHSFMTTRVPLSFRARALSLLGGTFRLGMFVGPFVAAALLAVLGDEHATIWFFGGCLVATILLVLLGPDPEKQLLAPSASARAEVDTEDTGEPVTGSIPLRRSQRSGSPTASARSDPGTGVVRTMWRHRRVLSTLGLAAASLSAVRSARQVVLPLWGVSIGLDAQTIALVVGISGAIDFALFYASGQVMDRFGRLWAALPAMILMGAGFVALAFTHDLPQAAMWFAMFAAVLGVGNGLSSGILLTLGADVAPQSDPAAFLGSWRTLTDAGGAVAPLLVSAIAAVGSLAVATGVMGAIGLLGALAFVRWVPRYVPRTLP; from the coding sequence ATGAGCGATCACGCCGAGTCCGCCAGCGCGCGGGACGTGCTGTGGCGGTTCGGCCCCATGGTCTACGGCCCCACACTGCTCTTCGCGCTCGGCGAGGGTGCCGTCATCCCCCTGATCCCGGTGATCGCCGCGCAACTCGGAGCGGATGTCGCGACCGCCGCCCTCGTCGCGTCAGCGCTCGTCGTGGGCCAGCTCTGCGGAAACATCCCCGCCGGCTGGTCGGTCGCCCGCATCGGCGAACGCCTCACCATGGCGATCGCCGGCTTCGTCTCCCTCGCCGGCATCGTGGGCATGGCGTTCGCGCCGTCGCTCGGCATCTTCGCCATCGCGGTGTTCCTCATCGGGTTCTGCGCGGCGGCCTTCGGGCTCGCACGCCACTCCTTCATGACCACGCGCGTACCGCTGTCGTTCCGCGCCCGCGCGCTGTCGCTGCTGGGCGGCACGTTCCGCCTCGGCATGTTCGTCGGTCCTTTCGTCGCCGCCGCGCTCCTCGCCGTCCTCGGCGATGAGCACGCGACGATCTGGTTCTTCGGCGGCTGCCTCGTCGCGACGATCCTGCTGGTGCTCCTGGGTCCCGACCCCGAGAAGCAGCTGCTCGCCCCGTCTGCATCCGCCCGCGCGGAGGTGGACACCGAAGACACCGGCGAGCCCGTCACGGGTTCGATCCCGTTGCGACGGTCTCAGCGGTCGGGCTCCCCTACGGCGAGCGCGAGATCCGACCCCGGCACCGGCGTGGTGCGCACGATGTGGCGCCACCGCCGCGTGCTGTCGACGCTCGGGCTGGCCGCGGCATCCCTTTCCGCCGTCCGCTCTGCGCGCCAGGTCGTGCTGCCGCTGTGGGGCGTGTCGATCGGACTCGATGCGCAGACGATCGCGCTCGTGGTCGGCATCTCGGGCGCGATCGACTTCGCGCTGTTCTACGCGAGCGGCCAGGTGATGGACCGGTTCGGGAGGCTGTGGGCGGCGCTTCCGGCCATGATCCTGATGGGTGCGGGGTTCGTCGCGCTCGCCTTCACGCACGATCTCCCGCAGGCGGCGATGTGGTTCGCCATGTTCGCCGCGGTGCTCGGAGTGGGCAACGGCCTGTCGAGCGGCATCCTGCTCACCCTCGGCGCCGATGTCGCTCCGCAGTCGGATCCGGCCGCGTTCCTCGGGTCGTGGCGTACGCTCACCGACGCCGGCGGCGCGGTCGCGCCGCTGCTGGTCTCTGCCATCGCCGCGGTGGGCTCGCTCGCCGTGGCGACCGGAGTGATGGGCGCCATCGGACTGCTGGGCGCTCTGGCCTTCGTGCGCTGGGTGCCGAGATACGTGCCGCGGACACTGCCATGA
- the prfB gene encoding peptide chain release factor 2: MLDFDPSADIQALRSTFADIKAVVDVEALTKDIARLSEEAGAPNLWDDVEKAQKVTSALSHRQSELKRVTDVEQRLDDLDVLVELANEMDDEDAAEEARREIAELEDIVSQLEVQTLLDGEYDERSAVVTIRSGAGGDDATDFAEMLLRMYLRWAERHKYPVKLMDTSYAEGAGIKSATFEVDAPYAYGTLSVEAGTHRLARISPFGSADKRQTSFAAVEVIPVMEEAVEVEIPEGDLRVDVFRSSGPGGQSVNTTDSAVRLTHIPSGIVVSMQNEKSQIQNRAAAMRVLQTRLMLLQREEEAAKKKELAGVITASWGDQMRSYFLYGQQLVKDLRTGHEVGNPAVVFDGDLDGFISAGIRWRKRKDVDD; encoded by the coding sequence ATGCTCGACTTCGATCCCTCCGCCGATATCCAGGCCCTGCGCTCCACGTTCGCCGACATCAAGGCCGTGGTCGACGTCGAGGCACTCACGAAAGACATCGCGCGTCTCAGCGAGGAGGCCGGCGCCCCCAATCTGTGGGACGACGTCGAGAAGGCGCAGAAGGTCACCAGCGCCCTCAGCCACCGCCAGTCCGAGCTCAAGCGCGTCACCGACGTCGAGCAGCGTCTCGACGATCTCGACGTGCTGGTCGAGCTCGCCAACGAGATGGACGACGAGGATGCCGCCGAAGAGGCGCGTCGCGAGATCGCCGAGCTGGAGGACATCGTCAGCCAGCTCGAGGTGCAGACGCTCCTCGACGGCGAGTACGACGAGCGCTCCGCCGTCGTCACGATCCGCTCGGGCGCCGGGGGCGACGACGCCACCGACTTCGCCGAGATGCTGCTGCGCATGTACCTGCGCTGGGCCGAGCGTCACAAGTACCCCGTGAAGCTCATGGACACGTCCTATGCGGAGGGCGCGGGCATCAAGTCCGCGACGTTCGAGGTCGACGCCCCTTATGCCTACGGCACGCTCTCGGTCGAGGCCGGCACCCACCGTCTCGCGCGCATCAGCCCATTCGGCTCCGCCGACAAGCGGCAGACGTCGTTCGCGGCGGTCGAGGTCATCCCGGTGATGGAGGAGGCCGTCGAGGTCGAGATCCCCGAAGGGGACCTCCGTGTCGACGTCTTCCGCTCGTCCGGTCCCGGTGGCCAGTCGGTCAACACGACCGACTCGGCCGTGCGCCTCACGCACATCCCGTCGGGCATCGTCGTGTCGATGCAGAACGAGAAGTCGCAGATCCAGAACCGCGCCGCCGCCATGCGGGTGCTGCAGACGCGCCTCATGCTGCTGCAGCGCGAGGAGGAGGCGGCGAAGAAGAAGGAGCTCGCCGGTGTCATCACCGCGAGCTGGGGCGACCAGATGCGCTCTTACTTCCTGTACGGCCAGCAGCTCGTGAAGGACCTCCGCACGGGGCACGAGGTCGGCAACCCCGCCGTCGTCTTCGACGGCGACCTCGACGGCTTCATCTCGGCCGGCATCCGCTGGCGCAAGCGCAAAGACGTCGACGACTGA